In Aricia agestis chromosome 16, ilAriAges1.1, whole genome shotgun sequence, one genomic interval encodes:
- the LOC121735062 gene encoding uncharacterized protein LOC121735062, with protein MCTVCAVSCSQASGSQEQLTTTLYPVNKTFDLRQQETNLFHKHTRKENNHVQPILEEQQKNKIDTKSDLNQPNEGMTELSKEKPKNKDTEQNENTEESEEIAISDNQKDDEQKSHVKSNTGVKNEVTTWSLETNYSQDEKDSEKDFKEEQKKVIKEFKEEQKKIIKEFRPSPHLGSFYDEDAFALTTQASVVPWSPYTKPPGFIRSPQDFYKLNYKKPIDAPYKFETAVYPDPTYWKHGLESKPTDPVPVRTPAGGLYRSPDVFKDTSQEYGLYKEEGKATSHKKAVSPWKSFLQLASALLPVGLIVSALTPSVITLQSTDNTPYYGNRITRRVEGLKPLPVISESCKRRLLCELHAPRHSNQTPTTGHKHCYKLQCEDPAAMMTVLRFLLTHRPPGTPAGSPPGGVIPLG; from the exons ATGTGCACGGTATGTGCCGTGTCATGCAGTCAAGCCAGTGGAAGCCAAGAACAGCTGACCACCACACTGTATCCTGTCAACAAGACTTTTGACCTCAGACAGCAGGAGACCAACCTCTTCCACAAACACACACGCAAAGAAAACAATCACGTCCAACCAATATTGGaagaacaacaaaaaaataaaattgacactaAAAGTGATTTGAATCAACCCAACGAAGGGATGACAGAGTTATCTAAAGAAAAACCAAAAAATAAAGATACGGAACAAAATGAAAACACTGAAGAAAGCGAAGAAATCGCTATATCTGATAATCAGAAAGATGATGAACAAAAATCCCATGTCAAAAGCAACACAGGAGTTAAAAACGAAGTAACAACGTGGTCATTGGAGACGAATTATTCACAAGACGAGAAGGATAGTGAGAAAGACTTTAAAGAGGAGCAGAAGAAGGTTATAAAGGAGTTTAAAGAAGAACAGAAGAAGATCATAAAGGAGTTCAGACCGAGCCCACACCTGGGCAGCTTCTACGACGAGGACGCGTTTGCGCTGACCACACAGGCGTCTGTCGTACCCTGGAGCCCGTATACGAAGCCGCCAGGTTTCATaag GTCTCCCCAAGACTTCTACAAGCTGAACTACAAGAAACCCATCGACGCGCCGTACAAGTTCGAGACCGCAGTCTACCCCGACCCCACGTATTGGAAGCACGGCCTGGAGTCCAAGCCCACCGACCCAGTGCCGGTGAGGACCCCAGCAGGGGGTCTCTACAGGTCCCCAGATGTGTTCAAAGACACCAGTCAGGAGTATGGACTGTATAAGGAAGAAGGGAAAGCGACCTCGCATAAGAAAGC GGTAAGTCCCTGGAAGAGTTTCCTGCAGCTGGCATCAGCGCTGCTCCCGGTGGGGCTGATCGTGTCCGCGCTCACCCCGAGCGTCATCACCCTGCAGTCCACAGACAACACACCCTA CTACGGCAACCGCATCACTCGCCGGGTGGAGGGCTTGAAGCCGCTGCCCGTCATCAGCGAGAGCTGCAAGCGGCGGCTGCTGTGCGAGCTGCACGCCCCACGACACAG CAACCAAACCCCCACCACGGGCCACAAGCACTGCTACAAGCTGCAGTGCGAGGACCCCGCTGCCATGATGACAGTGCTGCGCTTCCTGCTGACACACCGACCGCCTGGTACACCTGCTGGGAGTCCACCTGGCGGTGTGATACCCCTGGGTTAA